GTATATTATTTTGGCAAGCGGCGGACTTGGACAACTTTTTCCAGTTACGACGAATGCGGCGACGATTTCTGGTGATGGCTTAGCACTAGCTTACCGGGCTGGTGCGAAACTAACCGACATGGAATTTATCCAATTTCATCCCACTCTCCTCTTTCTAAACGGGCGTTGTCATGGGCTTATTTCAGAAGCTGTTCGCGGTGAAGGAGCCAAACTTATTCGCACAGACGGTTCGGCGGTAATGACTGATGTTCACCCGAGAGCTGATCTTGCGCCGCGTGATATTGTTGCTGCGACGCTATTTGCAGAAATTCAAGATGGGAATGACGTGTTCCTTGATGTTACTACTATTCCTAATTTTGAAGAACGTTTTCCGGGAATTACTGCTAGTTTGGATGCACATCACGTCCCATTTCGTGAAACAAAACGAATCCCGGTTCATCCCGGCGCACATTTTTTAATGGGTGGTATTCGTACTGACCTATCAGGTAAAACGAACATTCCCGGTTTGTACGCCATTGGTGAGGTTGCAAATGCAGGAGTGCACGGCGCTAATCGTCTCGCCAGCAATTCCCTCCTTGAAACGCTCGTCTTTGGTGAAAAAGTGGCTGAATACATTCGCACGCAAAAAATAAATCCAATAGACCATCCAGAAATCCCTCTTTCGAACCAAACCCAAACGCCCCATTTACCAGATAAACAATTACTTCAAGAGAAAATATGGGAAACGCTTGGCATCACGAGAAAACCAGAAAAAATCACCGAATTTCTTCACTGGCTTACTGATTTCGATTACGCAAATCACACTCGAAAAACAGCTGAAATTAGCCACATGCTTATCACCGCAAAACTAATCGCCGAAAGTGCGCTCAAACGAACAGAAAGTCTTGGTGCA
The sequence above is drawn from the Listeria monocytogenes genome and encodes:
- the nadB gene encoding L-aspartate oxidase — encoded protein: MIKERVIIVGSGISGCTAALRLMQDYDVTIITKGYKEESNSMLAQGGVAAAVSKNDTPKKHFSDTFQAGCFHNKVLAVNQLVTHGPMVIQKLIAEGMAFDEQDGELALGLEGAHQLPRILHTGGDQTGKFLTTFLQEKLTNIHWQEQKMAIEIIKQNDTAIGVHCLDKENQLHTYYGEYIILASGGLGQLFPVTTNAATISGDGLALAYRAGAKLTDMEFIQFHPTLLFLNGRCHGLISEAVRGEGAKLIRTDGSAVMTDVHPRADLAPRDIVAATLFAEIQDGNDVFLDVTTIPNFEERFPGITASLDAHHVPFRETKRIPVHPGAHFLMGGIRTDLSGKTNIPGLYAIGEVANAGVHGANRLASNSLLETLVFGEKVAEYIRTQKINPIDHPEIPLSNQTQTPHLPDKQLLQEKIWETLGITRKPEKITEFLHWLTDFDYANHTRKTAEISHMLITAKLIAESALKRTESLGAHRILKGVIK